From one Streptomyces sp. N50 genomic stretch:
- a CDS encoding amino acid deaminase: MVRDTGTEALARLAGERVDHRFKGLPPDADGLTVTELAAQRRNLFTDGFTTPVLALSAERLDHNLRLMETYATRHGLAFAPHGKTSMAPQLFHRQLAHGAWGITLAVPHQVRVARQFGIDRIFLANELVDPSALKWISSELDADADFRFICYVDSVRGVELMDAALRGAARPLDVVVELAAGEGARTGVRTEAECAAVADAVAAVGTLRLVGVAGYEGEVPEADPGRVHAWLRQLTALAVDFDKDGRFSGSGLDEIVVSAGGSAWFDAVADVFAELPELSLPALKLLRSGAYVSHDDGHYREITPFTRIPEEGALEPAFRLWAQVVSRPSPEQAFANAGKRDAAYDLDLPVAQVVRRDGTERPATGVEVTGLSDQHAWLRTAPGADLEVGDWIGMGLSHPCTSFDKWQLIPVAEADGTVVDYIRTFF; encoded by the coding sequence ATGGTCCGCGACACCGGTACCGAAGCGCTCGCCCGGCTCGCCGGGGAACGCGTCGACCACCGTTTCAAGGGCCTCCCCCCGGACGCGGACGGCCTCACCGTCACCGAGCTGGCGGCCCAGCGCCGCAACCTCTTCACCGACGGCTTCACCACCCCCGTCCTCGCCCTCTCCGCCGAGCGCCTGGACCACAACCTCCGCCTCATGGAGACCTACGCGACCCGCCACGGCCTGGCCTTCGCCCCGCACGGCAAGACCTCCATGGCCCCCCAGCTCTTCCACCGCCAACTGGCCCACGGCGCCTGGGGCATCACTCTCGCGGTCCCCCACCAGGTGCGCGTGGCAAGGCAGTTCGGAATCGACCGCATCTTCCTCGCGAACGAACTGGTCGACCCGTCGGCCCTGAAGTGGATCTCCTCCGAACTGGACGCCGACGCCGACTTCCGCTTCATCTGCTACGTCGACTCCGTGCGCGGCGTCGAGTTGATGGACGCGGCCCTGCGCGGCGCCGCCCGCCCACTGGACGTCGTCGTCGAACTGGCCGCAGGCGAGGGCGCCCGCACCGGCGTGCGCACGGAGGCGGAGTGCGCGGCGGTCGCGGACGCGGTGGCCGCCGTAGGGACACTGCGGTTGGTGGGGGTCGCCGGGTACGAGGGGGAGGTGCCGGAGGCGGATCCCGGGCGGGTGCACGCGTGGTTGCGTCAACTGACGGCGCTCGCCGTGGACTTCGACAAGGACGGACGCTTCTCGGGATCCGGGCTCGACGAGATCGTGGTCAGCGCGGGTGGCAGCGCGTGGTTCGACGCGGTGGCCGATGTCTTCGCCGAGCTGCCCGAACTCTCGCTCCCCGCACTGAAGTTGCTACGGTCCGGCGCCTACGTCTCGCACGACGACGGGCACTACCGCGAGATCACCCCGTTCACCCGCATCCCCGAAGAGGGCGCCCTGGAGCCCGCGTTCCGGCTCTGGGCGCAGGTCGTCTCCCGCCCCTCCCCCGAGCAGGCCTTCGCCAACGCGGGCAAGCGGGACGCGGCCTACGACCTCGACCTCCCCGTCGCCCAGGTCGTCCGCCGCGACGGCACCGAACGCCCGGCCACCGGCGTCGAGGTGACGGGGCTGTCCGACCAGCACGCCTGGCTGCGGACGGCTCCGGGGGCGGACCTTGAGGTGGGTGACTGGATCGGGATGGGGCTGTCCCACCCGTGCACGTCCTTCGACAAGTGGCAGCTGATCCCGGTGGCGGAGGCGGACGGGACGGTCGTCGACTACATCCGTACGTTCTTCTAG
- a CDS encoding sugar kinase: MTADGQSTAARDVVDVVALGESMVTFLPGRPGRLADVPSFDRAIGGAESNVACVLAAAGHSVRWVSRVGADGFGDHLVETIGGYGVDVSAVRRDPARPTGIYFRTAGDRATDAHEVAYYRAGSAASAMGVANVDLAAVRAGRVLHLSGITPMLSADCLGLVRELTAIRAHRPLISFDVNHRPALGRSADGPSVLLELARGADLVFVGEDEAAEVWGLVGADAVRDAFPDPETLVVKQGGRGATVFHRGDVTFVPAPHVDVVAAVGAGDAFAAGFLSATLRGLPVRDRLRHGHLTAAAALTVPGDLAAPPVRDHADRLVALDDQAWGRLRLGPGWTDAADWADEEVCTP, translated from the coding sequence GTGACCGCCGACGGACAGTCCACCGCCGCCCGTGACGTCGTGGACGTCGTAGCGCTGGGCGAGTCCATGGTCACGTTCCTACCCGGCCGGCCTGGCCGCCTCGCCGACGTGCCGTCCTTCGATCGCGCCATCGGCGGCGCCGAGTCGAATGTCGCCTGCGTGCTGGCCGCCGCCGGGCACTCCGTCCGGTGGGTCAGCCGGGTGGGGGCGGACGGCTTCGGTGACCATCTCGTCGAGACCATCGGGGGGTACGGGGTGGATGTGTCGGCCGTACGGCGTGATCCCGCGCGGCCGACCGGTATCTACTTCCGCACCGCCGGGGACCGGGCCACCGACGCGCACGAGGTCGCGTACTACCGGGCCGGGTCCGCCGCCTCCGCGATGGGCGTCGCGAACGTGGACCTGGCCGCCGTACGGGCCGGGCGGGTGCTGCATCTGTCCGGGATCACCCCGATGCTGTCCGCCGACTGTCTCGGCCTGGTCCGTGAGCTGACCGCGATCCGCGCGCACCGCCCGCTGATCTCGTTCGACGTCAACCACCGGCCCGCGCTGGGGCGTTCGGCCGACGGGCCGAGTGTGCTGCTGGAGTTGGCGCGTGGCGCCGACCTCGTGTTCGTCGGCGAGGACGAGGCCGCCGAGGTCTGGGGGCTCGTCGGGGCCGATGCCGTACGGGACGCGTTCCCCGACCCCGAGACGCTCGTCGTCAAGCAGGGCGGGCGCGGGGCGACCGTCTTCCACCGGGGTGACGTCACCTTCGTGCCCGCGCCGCACGTCGACGTCGTCGCCGCGGTCGGTGCCGGGGACGCCTTCGCCGCCGGGTTCCTCTCCGCGACCCTGCGGGGACTTCCCGTACGGGACCGGCTGCGGCACGGGCATCTCACGGCCGCCGCCGCCCTCACCGTGCCCGGCGACCTCGCCGCGCCCCCGGTCCGCGACCACGCCGACCGGCTGGTCGCCCTCGACGACCAGGCGTGGGGGAGACTTCGACTCGGCCCCGGCTGGACCGACGCCGCCGACTGGGCCGACGAGGAGGTATGTACGCCATGA